The following are from one region of the Cetobacterium somerae genome:
- a CDS encoding SIMPL domain-containing protein, producing MRNRLNTSYGILGVCIFLGLWILGYTLGESFIKAKTMDRVVTVKGLAEKEVMADVVLWPIDFKVAGNELSEIYSNLERDNGRIIEFLKENGIESNEITISAPTIEDKMLYQYDNNVAAFRYVATQTVTVYSTKVDKVYTLTNKIGELVKENIALGNSNQYGTTTDYIYTKLNDLKPEMIEMATKNAREVAEKFAKDSNSSLGKIKSANQGQFTITNRDQHNPQIKNVRVVSTIEYYLVD from the coding sequence ATGAGAAATAGGTTAAATACAAGTTATGGAATTTTAGGAGTATGTATTTTTCTTGGCCTTTGGATTTTAGGTTACACTTTAGGAGAGAGCTTTATAAAAGCAAAAACAATGGACAGAGTTGTAACTGTAAAAGGATTAGCTGAAAAAGAGGTTATGGCTGATGTGGTTCTATGGCCAATTGATTTCAAAGTTGCTGGAAATGAACTTTCAGAAATCTACTCCAATTTAGAAAGAGATAATGGTAGAATTATTGAATTTTTAAAAGAAAATGGAATAGAGAGTAATGAGATAACTATTTCAGCACCTACTATTGAAGACAAGATGTTATATCAATATGATAATAATGTTGCTGCTTTTAGATATGTAGCAACTCAAACAGTAACTGTTTATTCAACTAAAGTGGATAAGGTATATACTTTAACGAATAAAATTGGTGAACTTGTTAAAGAAAATATAGCTCTAGGAAATTCAAATCAATATGGAACTACAACTGACTATATCTATACAAAACTTAATGATTTAAAACCTGAGATGATTGAGATGGCTACTAAAAATGCTAGAGAGGTTGCTGAAAAGTTTGCAAAAGATTCAAATAGTTCTTTAGGAAAGATTAAATCTGCAAATCAAGGACAGTTTACTATAACTAACAGAGATCAACACAATCCACAGATTAAAAATGTGAGAGTTGTTAGTACAATTGAATATTACCTAGTTGATTAA
- a CDS encoding DJ-1 family glyoxalase III has protein sequence MNKKIFVMLANGFELIEAMSPVDVLRRAGLNVVTVSTMENTLEVESAQKVKVVADINISDINVEEGVMVVIPGGFPGYVNLRSDSRVVEIVKEYLNSNDKFVGAICGGPTTLGINGLIGDYKFTCHTSVKEEMASEKYEHKDVVVDRNLITSPGAGKSVEFGLALASIFVDEATITKVKKGMELI, from the coding sequence ATGAACAAGAAAATTTTTGTTATGTTAGCTAATGGATTTGAACTAATTGAAGCGATGTCACCAGTAGACGTTTTAAGAAGAGCAGGACTTAATGTGGTTACTGTATCTACTATGGAAAACACTTTAGAAGTTGAGTCAGCTCAAAAAGTAAAAGTTGTTGCTGATATAAATATTTCGGATATTAATGTAGAAGAGGGAGTAATGGTTGTTATACCTGGCGGATTCCCTGGATATGTTAACTTAAGAAGCGATTCAAGAGTTGTTGAGATTGTTAAGGAATATTTAAATAGTAATGATAAGTTTGTTGGAGCTATTTGTGGAGGACCAACAACTTTAGGAATAAATGGATTAATTGGAGATTATAAATTTACTTGTCACACATCTGTTAAAGAGGAGATGGCTAGTGAAAAGTACGAGCATAAAGATGTTGTAGTTGATAGAAACTTAATTACTTCTCCAGGAGCTGGAAAATCTGTGGAGTTTGGTCTTGCTTTAGCTAGTATTTTTGTAGATGAAGCTACTATAACTAAAGTTAAAAAAGGAATGGAACTTATATAA
- a CDS encoding epoxyqueuosine reductase QueH: MKVNYELEMQKELDKIGLNSEKKLLIHSCCAPCSCAILEYLKTYLNIDIYFYNPNITEKEEYITRLNEQFTFNDAMEFGMTIIEGEYSPGKDFIEKIKGFEKEKEGGARCYRCYKLRMEATAKKAKELGYEYFSTVLSISPMKNAQWINEIGIELEEKYGVKFLRGDFKKKSRYLRSVNLSKEHELYRQDYCGCIYSKLERMEKEKEKEKENGETQ, encoded by the coding sequence ATGAAGGTAAATTATGAATTAGAAATGCAAAAAGAACTGGATAAGATAGGTCTTAACAGTGAAAAAAAACTTTTAATACACTCATGTTGTGCACCATGCAGTTGCGCTATACTTGAGTACCTAAAAACATATTTAAATATTGATATATATTTTTATAATCCAAATATAACAGAGAAAGAGGAATACATCACTAGATTAAATGAACAATTTACATTTAATGATGCTATGGAATTTGGAATGACTATAATAGAGGGTGAATATAGTCCAGGTAAAGATTTTATAGAAAAAATTAAAGGATTTGAAAAAGAAAAAGAGGGCGGAGCTAGATGCTATAGATGTTATAAACTTAGAATGGAAGCTACTGCAAAAAAAGCCAAAGAGTTGGGATATGAATATTTTTCAACTGTTTTAAGTATAAGTCCTATGAAAAATGCTCAGTGGATAAATGAGATTGGAATTGAACTTGAAGAAAAGTATGGAGTTAAATTTTTAAGAGGAGATTTTAAAAAGAAAAGCAGATACTTAAGAAGTGTCAATCTATCTAAAGAGCATGAGTTATATAGACAGGATTACTGTGGATGTATATATTCTAAACTTGAGAGAATGGAAAAAGAGAAAGAGAAGGAAAAAGAAAATGGAGAAACACAATAA
- a CDS encoding TIGR01212 family radical SAM protein (This family includes YhcC from E. coli K-12, an uncharacterized radical SAM protein.) yields MEKHNNRRFYSLNDFFKDEFKDKIFKVSLDGGFTCPNRDGKVAHGGCIFCSDAGSGEFAGNRRKSITEQIDEQLEFLKDKVKDKKVIAYFQNFTNTYGDVEYLREIYYEALNHPKVLGLAIGTRPDCIEDDTLELLKEINEKHFFWIELGLQTIDDKVAKIINRGYPLSTYIETSKKLKDSGIKFVTHMIVGLPTEEREDILNTAKCIVQSGAWGIKIHSLHIIKGTPLERLYNDKKFKVFTLDEYVDIVVTILKLLPDKMVVHRVTGDGKKDEVVEPKWSLNKRKVLNEIEKELKKRENI; encoded by the coding sequence ATGGAGAAACACAATAATAGAAGATTTTATTCTTTAAATGATTTTTTTAAAGATGAGTTTAAAGACAAGATATTTAAAGTATCTTTAGATGGTGGATTTACTTGTCCAAATAGAGATGGAAAAGTTGCTCATGGTGGATGTATATTTTGTAGTGACGCTGGAAGTGGAGAATTTGCTGGAAATAGAAGAAAAAGTATAACAGAACAAATTGATGAACAATTAGAGTTTCTAAAAGATAAAGTTAAAGATAAGAAAGTGATAGCTTATTTTCAAAACTTTACAAATACATATGGTGATGTAGAATATTTAAGAGAGATTTATTATGAAGCTTTAAATCATCCTAAAGTTTTAGGATTGGCAATAGGAACTAGACCTGATTGTATAGAGGATGATACTTTAGAACTTTTAAAAGAGATAAATGAAAAACATTTCTTTTGGATAGAGCTAGGTCTTCAAACAATTGATGATAAAGTTGCAAAAATAATAAATAGAGGTTATCCTCTTTCTACATATATTGAAACATCTAAAAAACTAAAAGATAGTGGGATAAAATTTGTTACACATATGATTGTAGGATTACCTACAGAGGAGAGGGAAGATATTTTAAATACAGCAAAATGTATTGTTCAATCTGGTGCTTGGGGAATAAAAATTCACTCTCTTCATATTATAAAAGGAACTCCTTTAGAAAGATTATATAATGATAAAAAATTTAAGGTTTTCACTTTAGATGAATATGTGGATATTGTAGTTACTATATTAAAACTTTTACCTGATAAAATGGTTGTTCATAGAGTAACAGGTGATGGAAAAAAAGATGAGGTTGTTGAACCTAAATGGAGTTTGAATAAAAGGAAAGTTTTAAATGAAATCGAAAAAGAACTTAAAAAGAGAGAGAATATATAA
- a CDS encoding MurR/RpiR family transcriptional regulator: MGGTLIKLKEFQESFTKNEKKISHFLLENMDEIKTLNTYDLAVKCDVSQASVVRFAKKLGFKGFPEFKIALAGDLAMKNNEKEIQIIYDEISVDDNTEMLAKKVVYENIKSVEDTYKVLNFQEIEKAVEAIESANRIFLLGAGFSGIVARDFQYKLWELGKNVIFETDQHIQLTNASTAQEGDLVFVISYSGQTLDIYQSILEFKEKGVKVITLTKVATNPIKDIGDISLSTIVEKSNLRSTSLSSRMAQLTVIDILYVKLIQRDREKANRLIGDAVESVKKFKM, encoded by the coding sequence ATGGGTGGAACGCTTATAAAGTTAAAAGAGTTTCAAGAGAGTTTTACTAAAAATGAGAAAAAGATATCTCATTTTTTATTAGAAAATATGGATGAAATAAAAACACTGAATACATATGACTTAGCTGTTAAATGTGATGTGAGTCAAGCATCAGTTGTTAGATTTGCTAAAAAACTTGGATTTAAAGGTTTTCCAGAATTTAAAATAGCTTTAGCTGGAGATTTAGCTATGAAAAATAATGAAAAAGAGATTCAAATAATTTATGATGAAATTAGTGTTGATGACAACACAGAAATGCTTGCTAAAAAAGTTGTTTATGAGAATATAAAAAGTGTAGAGGATACATATAAAGTTTTAAATTTTCAAGAGATAGAAAAAGCTGTCGAAGCTATTGAAAGTGCAAATAGAATATTTCTTTTAGGAGCTGGATTCTCTGGAATAGTAGCAAGAGACTTTCAATATAAACTATGGGAACTAGGAAAAAATGTTATATTTGAAACGGATCAACATATACAATTAACAAATGCTTCTACAGCTCAAGAAGGAGATTTAGTATTTGTAATATCTTACAGTGGTCAAACTTTAGATATATATCAAAGTATTTTAGAGTTTAAAGAAAAAGGTGTAAAGGTAATTACACTAACTAAAGTAGCAACAAATCCTATTAAAGATATTGGAGATATTTCTTTAAGTACAATAGTTGAAAAAAGTAATTTAAGATCTACTTCTCTCTCCTCTAGAATGGCACAATTAACTGTTATTGATATCCTTTATGTAAAATTAATTCAAAGAGATAGAGAAAAAGCAAATAGATTAATTGGAGATGCTGTAGAAAGCGTAAAAAAATTCAAAATGTAA
- the nagB gene encoding glucosamine-6-phosphate deaminase, translated as MRVIITEKNIGDWAAVYVAKKILAAKPTAEKPFVLGLPTGGTPLAMYKRLIQFYQDGIISFENVVTFNMDEYVGLSPANDQSYHYYMYENFFKHIDAKEENINILNGLATDYKKECEDYEAKIKAIGGIDLFLGGIGPDGHIAFNEPGSSLSSRTRDKELTMDTIIANARFFGGDIDRVPKLSLTVGVGTILDAKEVLIMVNGHNKARALHHAVEQGVNHMWTISALQLHPKGIIVSDEAACTELKVGTYRYFKDIEKSNLDTDLLIEELYKSCGK; from the coding sequence ATGAGAGTAATTATAACTGAGAAAAATATTGGGGACTGGGCAGCAGTTTATGTTGCAAAGAAAATATTAGCTGCAAAGCCAACTGCAGAGAAGCCATTTGTATTAGGTTTACCAACTGGGGGAACACCTTTAGCTATGTATAAAAGATTAATTCAGTTTTATCAAGATGGAATTATATCTTTTGAAAATGTAGTAACATTTAATATGGATGAGTATGTTGGATTATCTCCAGCCAATGATCAAAGTTACCATTACTATATGTACGAAAATTTCTTTAAGCATATAGATGCAAAAGAGGAAAATATCAATATATTAAATGGATTAGCAACTGATTACAAAAAAGAATGTGAAGATTACGAAGCAAAAATAAAAGCTATCGGAGGAATCGATTTATTTTTAGGAGGAATTGGACCTGATGGACACATTGCTTTCAATGAGCCAGGATCATCTTTAAGTTCAAGAACTAGAGATAAAGAGTTAACTATGGATACAATAATTGCAAATGCTAGATTCTTCGGTGGAGATATAGATAGAGTTCCTAAGTTATCTTTAACTGTTGGAGTTGGAACTATTCTTGATGCAAAAGAAGTTTTAATAATGGTTAATGGACATAACAAAGCAAGAGCATTACACCATGCAGTTGAGCAAGGTGTAAATCATATGTGGACTATCAGTGCACTTCAATTACATCCAAAAGGAATTATCGTTTCAGATGAAGCTGCTTGTACAGAGTTAAAAGTTGGAACTTATAGATACTTTAAAGATATTGAAAAGAGTAATTTAGATACAGATTTATTAATAGAAGAGTTATACAAAAGTTGTGGAAAATAG
- the nagA gene encoding N-acetylglucosamine-6-phosphate deacetylase, translated as MKAIINGELFIGNKFYTGKVLIMDGERIVDIIPQEELITTYGNIETIDAENAYVTPGFIDLQLNGCGGVLFNDDISLETLDTMHKTNLKYGCTSFTPTLITTGDESIEKAIELVKGIENKGKYGVVGLHIEGPYISLQKKGIHNPKFIRKADEAMIDKMIEAGKENVRIVTLAPENTDKKIISKLNAAGIHVAVGHSNASYEQVKEKEGFGITLATHLYNGMSSFNHREPGVVGAVFDSDIKAGVIADGFHCHYSAIKSAIKIMGERLYLVTDAVAPVGTDMEYFYFEGNKVFYKDGKCFGEDGTLGGSALTMDAGVRNLVKYCDITLEEAVRMATLYPAKAVNIDNEYGKLQPGCFADIVFLDKHLRLKKVIAKGELV; from the coding sequence ATGAAAGCTATTATAAATGGAGAATTATTTATAGGAAATAAGTTTTATACTGGAAAAGTTTTAATAATGGATGGAGAGAGAATAGTTGATATCATACCTCAAGAGGAGTTAATAACTACTTATGGAAATATCGAAACTATCGATGCTGAAAATGCATATGTAACTCCAGGGTTTATAGATTTACAACTAAATGGTTGTGGAGGAGTTTTATTTAATGATGATATATCATTAGAAACTTTAGATACAATGCATAAAACTAATTTAAAATATGGATGTACTTCTTTTACTCCAACACTTATTACAACTGGAGACGAAAGTATCGAGAAAGCTATTGAATTAGTTAAAGGTATTGAGAATAAAGGTAAATATGGAGTTGTTGGACTACATATAGAAGGACCATATATCTCTTTACAAAAAAAGGGAATTCATAACCCTAAATTTATAAGAAAAGCTGATGAAGCTATGATAGATAAAATGATTGAAGCTGGAAAAGAAAATGTAAGAATAGTTACATTAGCTCCAGAAAATACAGATAAAAAAATAATTTCGAAACTAAACGCAGCTGGAATACATGTAGCAGTAGGACATTCTAACGCATCTTATGAGCAAGTGAAAGAAAAAGAAGGTTTCGGAATAACTCTTGCAACTCACCTATACAATGGAATGTCATCTTTCAACCACAGAGAGCCTGGAGTTGTAGGTGCTGTATTTGATAGCGATATTAAAGCTGGAGTAATTGCTGATGGATTCCACTGTCACTACTCTGCTATAAAATCAGCTATTAAAATTATGGGAGAAAGATTATATTTAGTTACTGATGCTGTTGCTCCTGTTGGAACAGATATGGAATACTTCTACTTTGAAGGAAACAAAGTTTTCTATAAAGATGGAAAGTGTTTTGGAGAGGATGGAACTTTAGGTGGTTCTGCACTAACTATGGATGCTGGAGTTAGAAACTTAGTTAAATATTGTGATATAACTTTAGAAGAAGCTGTAAGAATGGCGACTTTATATCCTGCAAAAGCTGTAAATATTGATAACGAGTACGGAAAGCTACAACCTGGATGTTTTGCTGATATCGTATTTTTAGATAAACATTTAAGACTTAAAAAGGTTATTGCAAAGGGAGAATTAGTATAG
- a CDS encoding YeeE/YedE thiosulfate transporter family protein — protein MKRKWLLKGIFLGSVFFISILLIKPIGISTQFSVASGMIHSAFQDDIIFREGAEFYSLIDYYNQDGIAKSIMIPYNYGIIFAVGIFLGGMLGRIFFRKKEEFIEKESLLEKDGISRVKLFLGGVLLLFGARMAGGCTSGHMMSGIMQLSVSSIIFTIILFPIAIVVAKRIGE, from the coding sequence ATGAAAAGAAAATGGCTTTTAAAAGGTATTTTTTTAGGAAGTGTCTTTTTTATATCTATACTACTTATAAAACCAATTGGAATTTCAACTCAATTTAGTGTAGCCTCTGGAATGATTCATTCTGCTTTTCAAGATGATATAATTTTTAGAGAAGGAGCTGAATTTTATAGTTTGATTGATTATTACAATCAAGATGGAATTGCTAAAAGCATAATGATTCCATATAATTACGGAATCATATTTGCTGTTGGAATTTTTTTAGGGGGTATGTTAGGAAGAATATTTTTTAGAAAAAAAGAGGAGTTTATAGAAAAGGAAAGCTTATTAGAAAAAGATGGAATATCTAGAGTTAAACTTTTTCTAGGTGGAGTACTTTTACTTTTTGGAGCTAGAATGGCGGGTGGATGTACAAGCGGACATATGATGAGTGGAATTATGCAACTATCTGTAAGTAGTATTATTTTTACAATAATTTTATTTCCAATAGCTATAGTTGTTGCTAAAAGGATAGGTGAATAA
- a CDS encoding YeeE/YedE thiosulfate transporter family protein → MRNLFFDNVPLLGLILGLLFGLALYYAGATNRVIISKMLKLQDLTLMKIIVFAIGFSMFLLYLSVALNIIPLDHFSIKPMNFGVVLGSAILALGFGMIGLCPGTAIASFGAGYLKSIYVILGGLIGAFLFTLTYPVLNSIGLFKNVIGGKTTLLFLSEKYNFLFHGTPWIGVFIGIVLIAISLAIPYSLDKE, encoded by the coding sequence ATGAGAAATCTATTTTTTGATAATGTACCACTTTTAGGATTAATACTAGGTTTACTTTTCGGATTAGCATTATATTATGCTGGAGCAACGAATAGAGTTATTATATCTAAAATGTTAAAACTTCAAGATTTGACTCTTATGAAAATAATTGTTTTCGCCATAGGATTTAGTATGTTTCTTCTATATTTAAGTGTAGCTTTAAATATAATTCCTTTAGATCATTTTAGTATTAAACCTATGAATTTTGGAGTTGTACTAGGAAGTGCAATTTTAGCTTTAGGTTTCGGAATGATTGGACTTTGTCCTGGAACTGCAATTGCAAGTTTTGGAGCTGGATATTTAAAAAGTATATATGTTATTTTAGGGGGATTAATTGGAGCTTTTCTTTTTACACTCACTTATCCCGTATTAAATAGTATCGGACTTTTTAAAAATGTTATAGGTGGTAAAACTACTTTACTATTTTTATCTGAAAAGTATAATTTTCTTTTTCATGGAACACCTTGGATAGGAGTATTTATAGGAATTGTTTTAATTGCAATATCTCTAGCTATCCCTTATTCTTTAGATAAAGAATAG
- a CDS encoding NAD(P)H-hydrate dehydratase: protein MNFIDLDYVKEIYKPRELESYKGDFGHTLILCGSSGMVGAGFFASMGAVKSGSGLTTLGTYRETFDIFSIKLNEVMLLNLDEMNILDNLERFSSIVFGSGFGINQKNEHLLKELLSNFPKPIVVDADGLTMLAKNNNLDFLKNRTYPTILTPHYGEFSRLTNLDIEYIKVNRVAIAKEFAQKYNCILLLKDHKTLITNGEDIFINTTGNSVMATGGMGDVLSGIIGSFISQKYSPLDATLLGAYIHGKSGEYFSKSYHCITPTDVVNILPKIIKGIEF, encoded by the coding sequence ATGAATTTTATAGATTTAGATTATGTAAAAGAGATCTATAAACCTAGAGAGTTAGAATCATATAAAGGTGATTTTGGTCATACTCTGATTTTATGTGGAAGTTCTGGAATGGTTGGAGCTGGATTTTTTGCAAGTATGGGTGCTGTAAAATCTGGTTCAGGACTTACAACTTTAGGAACTTATCGTGAAACTTTTGATATTTTCTCTATAAAACTAAACGAAGTTATGTTGCTTAATTTAGATGAGATGAATATATTGGATAATTTAGAAAGATTCTCATCTATAGTTTTTGGAAGTGGATTTGGAATAAATCAAAAAAATGAGCATCTTTTAAAAGAGTTACTTTCAAATTTTCCAAAACCTATAGTTGTTGATGCAGATGGATTAACTATGTTAGCTAAAAATAATAATCTAGATTTTTTAAAAAATAGAACTTATCCTACAATTTTAACACCTCACTATGGGGAGTTTTCAAGACTTACAAATTTAGATATAGAATACATAAAAGTAAATAGAGTAGCCATCGCAAAAGAGTTTGCCCAAAAGTATAATTGTATATTACTTTTAAAAGACCATAAAACTTTAATCACTAACGGAGAAGATATTTTTATAAACACAACAGGAAATAGTGTTATGGCAACAGGAGGAATGGGTGATGTTTTAAGTGGAATAATCGGATCTTTTATAAGTCAGAAATATTCACCTTTAGATGCAACTTTATTAGGAGCATATATACATGGAAAAAGTGGAGAGTATTTTTCAAAAAGTTATCATTGTATAACTCCAACTGATGTAGTAAATATACTTCCCAAAATTATAAAAGGTATAGAGTTTTAA
- a CDS encoding tyrosine-type recombinase/integrase, with the protein MNEIVIKEKHEISTQRRKKKSKEEKKSIFEIYKSPKTMKDYFFYLKDFLTYVYDGDSPIEGDEIIELMTGIEKSDIEDYLSHLLNEREMKKTSVNKVISSLKSLYKELEKNGYDNPFKYIGLFKTARNLDNILKVSFDDIKEILKNYKVSGEKEYRNTLILHTLFYTGMRSQELLSLQFKHILKRNGEYFVKLEKTKSGREQYKPLHNFLINKIADYKNYIINVYGMDEDELEERYLFCSSFEKNRPLSYRALYNVIQEMGQVINKDISPHNIRHAIATELSLNGADLIEIRDFLGHSDTKVTEVYINAKSLIEKKVLDKIPVQSIDEDF; encoded by the coding sequence TTGAACGAGATAGTTATTAAAGAAAAACATGAAATAAGTACCCAGCGTAGAAAGAAAAAAAGTAAAGAGGAGAAAAAGAGTATATTTGAAATATACAAATCTCCCAAAACAATGAAAGATTATTTTTTCTATCTAAAAGATTTTTTAACTTATGTTTATGATGGTGATTCTCCAATAGAAGGGGATGAGATAATTGAACTTATGACTGGAATAGAGAAAAGTGATATAGAGGATTATTTATCTCATCTTTTAAATGAGCGGGAGATGAAAAAAACATCTGTGAATAAAGTTATATCATCTTTAAAATCTCTTTATAAAGAGTTGGAAAAAAATGGATATGATAATCCATTTAAATATATTGGACTTTTTAAAACAGCAAGAAATTTAGATAATATATTAAAGGTATCTTTTGATGACATAAAAGAGATCTTAAAAAATTATAAAGTGAGTGGAGAAAAGGAGTATAGAAACACTCTTATTTTACACACGCTTTTTTACACGGGAATGAGAAGTCAAGAACTTTTATCTTTGCAGTTTAAACATATATTGAAAAGAAATGGAGAGTATTTTGTAAAATTAGAAAAAACGAAAAGTGGAAGAGAACAATATAAACCACTACATAATTTTCTAATAAACAAAATTGCAGACTATAAAAATTATATAATTAATGTGTATGGAATGGACGAAGATGAGTTAGAAGAGAGATATCTTTTTTGTAGTTCTTTTGAAAAAAATAGACCATTATCATATAGAGCTTTGTATAATGTTATTCAAGAAATGGGACAAGTTATAAATAAAGATATTAGTCCACATAATATTCGTCATGCTATTGCAACTGAACTTTCATTAAATGGAGCGGATTTAATAGAGATTAGAGACTTTTTAGGTCACTCAGATACAAAAGTTACCGAAGTTTATATAAATGCAAAATCATTAATCGAAAAGAAGGTCCTTGATAAAATACCTGTGCAATCTATTGATGAAGACTTTTAA
- a CDS encoding pseudouridine synthase, producing the protein MRLDKFLVECGIGSRSEVKKLISSAEITIDGCICKDNNKNIDEKNTVVEYKGRRVVYKEFRYYKLYKIDGYITATEDKKEKTVMELLPEWVNKKDLFPVGRLDKDTEGLLFFTNDGKLAHELTSPKKHVDKIYRVSLRDDIGEGEIEKLEAGVDIGGYITQPAKAEIVNSKEILLNIKEGKFHQVKKMLKAVGNEVTYLKRETFGKLTLEDMVPCEVREIERDDVI; encoded by the coding sequence TTGAGATTAGATAAATTTTTAGTAGAGTGTGGAATTGGAAGTAGAAGTGAGGTAAAGAAACTGATATCTTCTGCTGAAATAACTATAGATGGATGTATCTGTAAAGATAACAATAAAAATATAGATGAGAAAAATACAGTTGTAGAGTATAAGGGTAGAAGAGTTGTATATAAAGAGTTTAGATATTACAAGCTATATAAAATAGATGGATATATAACTGCTACTGAAGATAAAAAAGAAAAAACTGTAATGGAACTGTTACCTGAATGGGTAAATAAAAAAGATTTATTTCCAGTTGGAAGATTGGATAAAGATACTGAAGGATTACTTTTCTTTACAAACGATGGGAAGTTAGCTCATGAGTTAACTTCTCCTAAAAAACATGTGGATAAAATATATCGTGTTTCTTTAAGAGATGATATTGGAGAGGGAGAGATTGAAAAACTTGAAGCAGGAGTAGATATTGGTGGTTATATAACTCAACCTGCAAAAGCTGAAATTGTAAACTCAAAGGAGATACTTTTAAATATAAAAGAGGGGAAATTCCATCAAGTAAAAAAAATGTTAAAAGCTGTTGGTAATGAAGTTACATATTTAAAAAGAGAGACTTTTGGAAAATTAACTTTAGAGGATATGGTTCCGTGTGAAGTTAGAGAGATCGAAAGAGACGATGTTATATAA
- the nfo gene encoding deoxyribonuclease IV: MTREEKIKNTYLGAHVSIQGGVANAFKNAMAIDANGFGMFVKNQRRWDAKPYTEDEILEFKDAMRRYKFTPEQILPHDGYLINLGSPDEEKREKSLNAFLDEMERVNQLGLIYLNTHPGSHLKEISEDECVKLIADSINKAHKAVPNVIVVLENTAGQGSNMGYKFEHLRDIINLIEDKTRIGVCLDTCHTVAAGYALSTEEEYNSTMDAFENIVGFKYLKGIHLNDSMFGVGSKKDRHHSIGEGTLGMDFFKRFMNDDRFRNIPIVMETIDETIWKQEIELLRSLVD; this comes from the coding sequence ATGACAAGAGAGGAAAAAATTAAAAATACATATTTAGGTGCCCATGTATCTATACAAGGTGGAGTAGCTAATGCTTTTAAAAATGCAATGGCTATAGATGCAAATGGATTTGGAATGTTTGTTAAAAATCAGAGAAGATGGGATGCTAAACCATATACAGAAGATGAAATTTTAGAGTTTAAAGATGCTATGAGAAGATACAAGTTTACTCCAGAGCAAATTTTACCACATGATGGATATCTTATAAACTTAGGAAGTCCTGATGAGGAAAAAAGAGAGAAGTCATTAAATGCTTTTTTAGATGAGATGGAAAGAGTAAATCAATTAGGACTTATATATCTGAATACTCACCCAGGAAGTCATCTAAAAGAGATAAGTGAAGATGAGTGTGTAAAACTTATAGCTGATTCAATAAATAAAGCACATAAAGCTGTTCCAAATGTTATAGTTGTTTTAGAAAATACAGCAGGACAAGGTTCAAATATGGGTTATAAATTTGAACATTTAAGAGATATAATAAATCTTATAGAAGATAAAACTAGAATAGGTGTTTGTTTAGATACGTGTCATACAGTAGCAGCGGGATATGCTCTTTCAACAGAGGAGGAATATAATTCAACTATGGATGCTTTTGAAAATATTGTTGGATTTAAATATCTAAAAGGAATACACTTAAATGACTCTATGTTTGGAGTAGGAAGTAAAAAAGATAGACATCACAGTATAGGAGAGGGAACTCTTGGTATGGACTTCTTTAAAAGATTTATGAATGATGATAGATTTAGAAATATTCCAATAGTTATGGAGACAATAGATGAAACTATTTGGAAACAAGAGATTGAACTACTTAGAAGTTTAGTAGATTAA